In Oryza sativa Japonica Group chromosome 2, ASM3414082v1, the following are encoded in one genomic region:
- the LOC9267347 gene encoding pectinesterase inhibitor 12 has product MHPIIATLLLAAAIAPGLTVGSPSLINETCTATSNYGYCLGVLSADPAGASATDKRGLAIAAANITMRNVTSTVRVLTELVEELKLCIKYYQDMDDLVASAIDDLRVGRPAVTSFYKLHRASDEPGNCDIMLFEGSAHKNPVSSENMYNEAISKLTSDIVYQLVH; this is encoded by the coding sequence ATGCATCCCATCATCGCTAcactcctcctcgccgccgcaatAGCCCCCGGTCTCACGGTGGGTTCCCCATCTCTCATCAACGAGACATGCACCGCAACTTCCAACTATGGCTACTGCTTGGGCGTGCTCTCGGCTGATCCGGCAGGCGCCTCCGCCACGGACAAGCGTggcctcgccatcgccgcggccAACATCACGATGCGCAACGTGACGTCCACGGTACGCGTCCTCACCGAGCTGGTAGAGGAGCTCAAGCTCTGCATCAAGTACTACCAGGACATGGACGATCTCGTGGCCAGCGCCATCGACGACCTGCGTGTCGGGCGCCCCGCCGTTACCTCGTTCTACAAACTGCACCGGGCCTCGGACGAGCCCGGCAACTGTGATATAATGTTGTTTGAGGGAAGCGCCCACAAGAACCCGGTGAGCTCGGAGAACATGTACAACGAGGCCATTTCAAAGTTAACCAGCGACATCGTGTACCAGTTGGTACATTAA